In one Paramisgurnus dabryanus chromosome 21, PD_genome_1.1, whole genome shotgun sequence genomic region, the following are encoded:
- the LOC135775123 gene encoding uncharacterized protein isoform X1 encodes MIFVSDLMEPKEEITNSREQTDQELKAIKEEISQLNEMEEKPHHLIPKEESLSCLITVRNLSPERNHKQKTTAKNSLICLQCGKTFPYKYKLNKHIRIHTGEKPHRCDQCGKSYMNKWHLNDHRRIHTGETPYRCDQCGKNYLNKWHLKDHMRTHTGEKPYRCDRCGKTFGRKSCRNVHMQIHTAEKPYKCDQCGNTFKSRCSLTVHMRIHTVEPYKCDQCGNTFRNRCSLIVHKRTRTGEIPYSCDLCGKSFKNKCSLIVHTRTHTGEKLYRCDQCERTFTRETEFNVHMIIHTGEKPYRCDQCGKSYMNKRPLIDHMRIHTGETPDICGQCGKMFMNKWHLNDHMRIHTGEKPYSCDQCGKTFGRKYCLKVHMRTHSGFVPVTL; translated from the coding sequence AACTGAAAGCAATAAAGGAGGAAATTTCACAACTCAATGAAATGGAGGAGAAACCTCATCATTTGATACCCAAGGAAGAATCTCTGAGCTGCTTGATTACTGTGAGGAATTTGTCACCTGAAAGGAACCACAAGCAAAAGACAACAGCCAAAAATTCTCTTATTTgtcttcagtgtggaaagacCTTCCCCTATAAATATAAACTTAATAAGCACataagaattcacactggagaaaaacctcatagatgtgatcagtgtggaaaAAGTTACATGAATAAATGGCACCTTAATGACCACaggagaattcacactggagaaacaCCCTACAgatgtgatcagtgtggaaaaaattatttgaataaATGGCACCTTAAAGACCACATGAGAACCCACACTGGAGAAAAGCCCTACAGATGTGATCGGTGTGGAAAAACCTTCGGTCGCAAGTCTTGCCGTAATGttcacatgcaaattcacactgcagaaaaaccttacaaatgtgatcagtgtggaaaTACCTTTAAGAGTAGATGCTCCCTTACTGTTCACATGCGAATTCACACTGTAGAACCTTACAAatgtgatcagtgtggaaaTACCTTCAGGAATAGATGCTCCCTTATTGTTCACAAGAGAACTCGCACTGGTGAAATACCTTACAGTTGTGATttgtgtggaaagagttttaagAATAAATGCTCCCTTATTGTTCACACGAGaactcacactggagaaaaacttTACAGATGTGATCAGTGTGAAAGAACCTTCACTCGGGAGACTGAATTTAATGTTCACATGataattcacactggagaaaaaccttacagaTGTGATCAGTGTGGGAAAAGTTACATGAATAAACGGCCCCTTATTGACCACATGAGAATCCACACTGGAGAAACGCCTGACATATGTGGTCAGTGTGGAAAAATGTTCATGAATAAATGGCACCTTAATGACCACATGAGAATCCACACTGGAGAAAAGCCCTACAGCTGTGATCAGTGTGGAAAAACCTTTGGTCGCAAGTATTGCCTTAAAGTTCACATGAGAACCCACTCTGGTTTTGTGCCAGTGACTTTATAG
- the LOC135775123 gene encoding uncharacterized protein isoform X2: protein MEPKEEITNSREQTDQELKAIKEEISQLNEMEEKPHHLIPKEESLSCLITVRNLSPERNHKQKTTAKNSLICLQCGKTFPYKYKLNKHIRIHTGEKPHRCDQCGKSYMNKWHLNDHRRIHTGETPYRCDQCGKNYLNKWHLKDHMRTHTGEKPYRCDRCGKTFGRKSCRNVHMQIHTAEKPYKCDQCGNTFKSRCSLTVHMRIHTVEPYKCDQCGNTFRNRCSLIVHKRTRTGEIPYSCDLCGKSFKNKCSLIVHTRTHTGEKLYRCDQCERTFTRETEFNVHMIIHTGEKPYRCDQCGKSYMNKRPLIDHMRIHTGETPDICGQCGKMFMNKWHLNDHMRIHTGEKPYSCDQCGKTFGRKYCLKVHMRTHSGFVPVTL, encoded by the coding sequence AACTGAAAGCAATAAAGGAGGAAATTTCACAACTCAATGAAATGGAGGAGAAACCTCATCATTTGATACCCAAGGAAGAATCTCTGAGCTGCTTGATTACTGTGAGGAATTTGTCACCTGAAAGGAACCACAAGCAAAAGACAACAGCCAAAAATTCTCTTATTTgtcttcagtgtggaaagacCTTCCCCTATAAATATAAACTTAATAAGCACataagaattcacactggagaaaaacctcatagatgtgatcagtgtggaaaAAGTTACATGAATAAATGGCACCTTAATGACCACaggagaattcacactggagaaacaCCCTACAgatgtgatcagtgtggaaaaaattatttgaataaATGGCACCTTAAAGACCACATGAGAACCCACACTGGAGAAAAGCCCTACAGATGTGATCGGTGTGGAAAAACCTTCGGTCGCAAGTCTTGCCGTAATGttcacatgcaaattcacactgcagaaaaaccttacaaatgtgatcagtgtggaaaTACCTTTAAGAGTAGATGCTCCCTTACTGTTCACATGCGAATTCACACTGTAGAACCTTACAAatgtgatcagtgtggaaaTACCTTCAGGAATAGATGCTCCCTTATTGTTCACAAGAGAACTCGCACTGGTGAAATACCTTACAGTTGTGATttgtgtggaaagagttttaagAATAAATGCTCCCTTATTGTTCACACGAGaactcacactggagaaaaacttTACAGATGTGATCAGTGTGAAAGAACCTTCACTCGGGAGACTGAATTTAATGTTCACATGataattcacactggagaaaaaccttacagaTGTGATCAGTGTGGGAAAAGTTACATGAATAAACGGCCCCTTATTGACCACATGAGAATCCACACTGGAGAAACGCCTGACATATGTGGTCAGTGTGGAAAAATGTTCATGAATAAATGGCACCTTAATGACCACATGAGAATCCACACTGGAGAAAAGCCCTACAGCTGTGATCAGTGTGGAAAAACCTTTGGTCGCAAGTATTGCCTTAAAGTTCACATGAGAACCCACTCTGGTTTTGTGCCAGTGACTTTATAG